In a single window of the Rhodamnia argentea isolate NSW1041297 chromosome 2, ASM2092103v1, whole genome shotgun sequence genome:
- the LOC115752714 gene encoding nucleolar GTP-binding protein 1-like — protein MVQYNFKKITVVPKANDFVDIILSRTQRQTPTVVHKGYAISRLRQFYMRKVKYTQQNFHDKLSTIIDEFPRLDDIHPFYGDLLHVLYNKDHYKLALGAVNTARNQIGKVAKDYVKLLKYGDSLYRCKSLKVAALGRMCTLIKKLSGSLAYLEQIRQHMARLPSIDPNTRTILICGYPNVGKSSFINKITRADVDVQPYAFTTKSLFVGHTDYKYLRYQVIDTPGILDRPFEDRNIIEMCSITALAHLRSAVLFFLDISGSCGYSIAQQAALFHSIKSLFMNKPLMIVCNKTDLQPLEGLSEEDMKLVMEMKAEAMKTVIGQGGEATNDEGVLLTMSTLTEDGVIAVKNAACERLLNQRVEIKMKSKKINDCLNRFHVAIPKPRDQKERPPCIPQAVLEARAQQAAENEKRKTEKDLEDENGGAGVYSASLKKNYILANEEWKEDILPEILDGHNVADFIDPDILMRLEELEREEGMREATDDDNFEMDGEDLTPEEQEALAEIRKKKSMLIQQHRVKKSTAESRPTVPRKFDKRREFTSKRMGRQLSSLGLDPSLAIERARSRSRGRKRERSPERGDAMDVDMDQSNKKLRTRSTSRSRSVSRAPAEFVPGAGFKDSDQKAKAIKLAKKSVKKRNKNARRGEADRVIPTLKPKHLFSGKRSIGKNQRR, from the coding sequence ATGGTTCAATACAATTTCAAGAAGATTACGGTGGTGCCTAAGGCGAATGATTTCGTCGATATTATCCTTTCTCGCACCCAGCGGCAAACACCTACTGTTGTCCACAAGGGATATGCTATATCACGGCTCCGTCAGTTTTACATGCGAAAGGTGAAGTACACTCAACAGAATTTTCACGACAAGCTCTCGACCATCATCGATGAGTTCCCTCGGCTGGATGACATACATCCTTTCTACGGCGATCTTCTTCACGTGCTATACAACAAGGATCATTACAAGCTCGCTTTGGGGGCCGTCAATACGGCAAGGAATCAAATTGGAAAGGTTGCAAAAGACTATGTTAAGCTATTGAAGTATGGAGACTCACTCTATCGCTGCAAGTCTCTGAAGGTTGCTGCTCTTGGACGAATGTGTACCTTGATTAAGAAGCTTAGTGGCAGTTTGGCTTACTTGGAACAGATTAGGCAACACATGGCCAGGCTGCCTTCAATTGACCCGAATACTCGGACTATCTTGATTTGTGGGTACCCTAACGTGGGCAAGAGTTCTTTCATAAACAAAATCACAAGGGCTGATGTTGATGTGCAGCCATATGCTTTCACGACAAAATCACTCTTTGTCGGTCATACCGACTATAAATATCTCAGATATCAAGTCATTGATACTCCTGGGATTCTGGATCGTCCCTTTGAAGACCGTAACATAATTGAGATGTGCAGCATAACTGCTTTGGCCCACCTACGTTCTGCTGTCTTATTTTTCTTGGACATATCAGGGTCTTGTGGTTACAGCATTGCTCAGCAAGCAGCTCTTTTTCATAGCATCAAATCTTTGTTTATGAACAAGCCCTTGATGATAGTCTGCAACAAGACTGATCTGCAACCACTGGAGGGTCTCTCAGAAGAGGACATGAAGTTGGTTATGGAGATGAAAGCTGAAGCTATGAAAACGGTGATAGGTCAAGGAGGTGAGGCCACAAATGATGAGGGAGTGTTGCTCACTATGAGCACTTTGACAGAGGACGGAGTGATTGCTGTAAAGAATGCGGCTTGCGAGAGGTTATTGAATCAGAGAGTGGAAATAAAGATGAAATCAAAGAAGATAAATGACTGTTTGAACAGGTTTCATGTTGCAATACCAAAGCCAcgtgaccaaaaagaaagaccACCATGCATACCTCAGGCAGTATTGGAGGCTAGAGCTCAGCAAGCAGCAGAaaatgagaagaggaaaactGAAAAGGATTTGGAGGATGAGAACGGAGGTGCAGGTGTATACTCTGCTAGTTTGAAGAAGAACTACATCTTAGCTAATGAAGAGTGGAAAGAAGACATACTGCCAGAGATTCTCGATGGGCATAATGTGGCTGACTTTATAGATCCTGATATTCTAATGAGACTAGAAGAGCTggaaagagaggaaggaatgCGTGAGGCTACGGATGATGACAATTTCGAGATGGATGGGGAAGACTTGACACCAGAAGAGCAGGAAGCATTGGCTGAgatcagaaagaagaaaagcatgcTCATACAGCAGCACAGGGTCAAGAAAAGTACAGCTGAGAGTAGGCCAACTGTACCAAGAAAGTTTGACAAAAGACGTGAATTCACGTCCAAAAGGATGGGCAGGCAGCTATCATCTTTGGGACTGGACCCCAGCTTGGCAATTGAGCGGGCCCGCAGTAGATCAAGGGGCCGGAAGAGGGAGAGGTCACCTGAGAGGGGTGATGCTATGGATGTGGATATGGATCAGTCCAATAAGAAGTTGCGAACAAGGTCTACATCCCGGTCTAGGTCAGTGTCCAGAGCGCCTGCTGAATTTGTTCCTGGAGCGGGTTTCAAGGACTCCGATCAAAAGGCTAAAGCTATAAAACTTGCAAAGAAATCtgtcaaaaagagaaacaagaatGCTCGTCGTGGAGAGGCAGACAGGGTTATTCCTACGCTCAAACCAAAACACTTATTCTCTGGCAAGCGCTCAATTGGGAAAAACCAAAGGCGATAA
- the LOC115752719 gene encoding DNA-dependent metalloprotease WSS1-like isoform X1, whose protein sequence is MVLGNRCCLLNFVGITFRQMVRKTPPAEVIQYRDDQEESNNFRSSDIKALVELLHGDRFCSIMDLNDLNKVWEIKPLKKIGEEDAREVLEKVAKQVQPIMRKRKWKVKILSEFCPNPSLLGLNIGGGAEIKLRLRRPNNEWDFFPYEQILDTMLHELCHIEYGPHNTDFYNLLDEIRKECEELMAKGITGTGQGFDRPGRRLGGFSRQPPPSSLRQTALAAAENRARHGALLPSGPRCIGGDSDIRNTLSPIQAAAMAAERRLHDELWCGSKSAEGQDGFQGRVGPSLELPEKSKESTSFAGISATTSRVNSTSSLEAADDEAKWQCNTCTLLNQPLALSCEACGSQKHIAIATSNVWSCKFCTLDNSVKQDRCLACGEWRYSYGPPASSRGPYVGN, encoded by the exons ATGGTGTTGGGAAATCGATGCTGCCTGTTAAATTTTGTTGGGATAACTTTTCGTCAAATGGTACGTAAAACTCCGCCAGCGGAGGTGATTCAGTATCGAGATGATCAGGAGGAGTCGAACAACTTTCGGAGTAGCGACATCAAAGCTCTAGTGGAGCTGTTGCACGGGG ACAGATTTTGCTCCATTATGGATCTTAATGATCTTAACAAGGTTTGGGAAATCAAGCCTCTGAAGAAGATTGGAGAAGAAGATGCTAGAGAAGTTCTTGAGAAAGTTGCAAAACAAGTTCAGCCAATAATGCGAAAACGTAAATGGAAAGTGAAGATTCTTTCTGAATTTTG TCCCAATCCATCTCTTCTGGGCCTGAACATAGGTGGAGGAGCAGAGATTAAACTCCGGTTAAGAAGACCAAACAATGAGTGGGATTTCTTCCCTTATGAGCAGATTCTTGATACAATGCTGCATGAGCTCTGTCATATCGAATATGGGCCGCATAATACTGACTTCTACAATCTTTTGGATGAGATCAGAAAG GAGTGTGAGGAGCTGATGGCTAAAGGAATTACAGGAACTGGTCAAGGTTTTGATCGTCCAGGGAGACGTTTAGGTGGGTTCTCCCGACAGCCTCCACCATCATCATTACGCCAAACTGCTCTGGCTGCTGCAGAAAACAGAGCAAGGCATGGAGCTCTACTACCATCAGGGCCTAGGTGTATAGGGGGTGATAGTGATATCAGGAATACTCTTAGCCCCATACAAGCTGCTGCGATGGCAGCAGAAAGGAGATTGCACGATGAACTGTGGTGTGGATCCAAATCTGCAGAGGGGCAGGACGGATTCCAAGGAAGAGTTGGACCTTCCTTGGAACTTCCTGAGAAGTCAAAAGAATCCACCTCATTTGCTGGCATCTCTGCAACGACTTCACGTGTGAATTCCACTTCCTCTCTGGAAGCAGCGGATGATGAAGCGAAGTGGCAGTGTAATACTTGCACTTTATTAAATCAG CCTCTGGCCTTATCATGCGAAGCTTGTGGATCCCAAAAGCACATTGCGATTGCAACATCGAACGTCTGGTCTTGTAAGTTTTGTACACTTGATAACAGCGTTAAGCAAGATAGATGCCTGGCTTGTGGAGAGTGGAGATATTCCTATGGTCCGCCTGCCTCTAGCCGCGGACCTTATGTCGGCAACTGA
- the LOC115752719 gene encoding DNA-dependent metalloprotease WSS1-like isoform X3 — translation MDLNDLNKVWEIKPLKKIGEEDAREVLEKVAKQVQPIMRKRKWKVKILSEFCPNPSLLGLNIGGGAEIKLRLRRPNNEWDFFPYEQILDTMLHELCHIEYGPHNTDFYNLLDEIRKECEELMAKGITGTGQGFDRPGRRLGGFSRQPPPSSLRQTALAAAENRARHGALLPSGPRCIGGDSDIRNTLSPIQAAAMAAERRLHDELWCGSKSAEGQDGFQGRVGPSLELPEKSKESTSFAGISATTSRVNSTSSLEAADDEAKWQCNTCTLLNQPLALSCEACGSQKHIAIATSNVWSCKFCTLDNSVKQDRCLACGEWRYSYGPPASSRGPYVGN, via the exons ATGGATCTTAATGATCTTAACAAGGTTTGGGAAATCAAGCCTCTGAAGAAGATTGGAGAAGAAGATGCTAGAGAAGTTCTTGAGAAAGTTGCAAAACAAGTTCAGCCAATAATGCGAAAACGTAAATGGAAAGTGAAGATTCTTTCTGAATTTTG TCCCAATCCATCTCTTCTGGGCCTGAACATAGGTGGAGGAGCAGAGATTAAACTCCGGTTAAGAAGACCAAACAATGAGTGGGATTTCTTCCCTTATGAGCAGATTCTTGATACAATGCTGCATGAGCTCTGTCATATCGAATATGGGCCGCATAATACTGACTTCTACAATCTTTTGGATGAGATCAGAAAG GAGTGTGAGGAGCTGATGGCTAAAGGAATTACAGGAACTGGTCAAGGTTTTGATCGTCCAGGGAGACGTTTAGGTGGGTTCTCCCGACAGCCTCCACCATCATCATTACGCCAAACTGCTCTGGCTGCTGCAGAAAACAGAGCAAGGCATGGAGCTCTACTACCATCAGGGCCTAGGTGTATAGGGGGTGATAGTGATATCAGGAATACTCTTAGCCCCATACAAGCTGCTGCGATGGCAGCAGAAAGGAGATTGCACGATGAACTGTGGTGTGGATCCAAATCTGCAGAGGGGCAGGACGGATTCCAAGGAAGAGTTGGACCTTCCTTGGAACTTCCTGAGAAGTCAAAAGAATCCACCTCATTTGCTGGCATCTCTGCAACGACTTCACGTGTGAATTCCACTTCCTCTCTGGAAGCAGCGGATGATGAAGCGAAGTGGCAGTGTAATACTTGCACTTTATTAAATCAG CCTCTGGCCTTATCATGCGAAGCTTGTGGATCCCAAAAGCACATTGCGATTGCAACATCGAACGTCTGGTCTTGTAAGTTTTGTACACTTGATAACAGCGTTAAGCAAGATAGATGCCTGGCTTGTGGAGAGTGGAGATATTCCTATGGTCCGCCTGCCTCTAGCCGCGGACCTTATGTCGGCAACTGA
- the LOC115752719 gene encoding DNA-dependent metalloprotease WSS1-like isoform X2, producing MLPVKFCWDNFSSNDRFCSIMDLNDLNKVWEIKPLKKIGEEDAREVLEKVAKQVQPIMRKRKWKVKILSEFCPNPSLLGLNIGGGAEIKLRLRRPNNEWDFFPYEQILDTMLHELCHIEYGPHNTDFYNLLDEIRKECEELMAKGITGTGQGFDRPGRRLGGFSRQPPPSSLRQTALAAAENRARHGALLPSGPRCIGGDSDIRNTLSPIQAAAMAAERRLHDELWCGSKSAEGQDGFQGRVGPSLELPEKSKESTSFAGISATTSRVNSTSSLEAADDEAKWQCNTCTLLNQPLALSCEACGSQKHIAIATSNVWSCKFCTLDNSVKQDRCLACGEWRYSYGPPASSRGPYVGN from the exons ATGCTGCCTGTTAAATTTTGTTGGGATAACTTTTCGTCAAATG ACAGATTTTGCTCCATTATGGATCTTAATGATCTTAACAAGGTTTGGGAAATCAAGCCTCTGAAGAAGATTGGAGAAGAAGATGCTAGAGAAGTTCTTGAGAAAGTTGCAAAACAAGTTCAGCCAATAATGCGAAAACGTAAATGGAAAGTGAAGATTCTTTCTGAATTTTG TCCCAATCCATCTCTTCTGGGCCTGAACATAGGTGGAGGAGCAGAGATTAAACTCCGGTTAAGAAGACCAAACAATGAGTGGGATTTCTTCCCTTATGAGCAGATTCTTGATACAATGCTGCATGAGCTCTGTCATATCGAATATGGGCCGCATAATACTGACTTCTACAATCTTTTGGATGAGATCAGAAAG GAGTGTGAGGAGCTGATGGCTAAAGGAATTACAGGAACTGGTCAAGGTTTTGATCGTCCAGGGAGACGTTTAGGTGGGTTCTCCCGACAGCCTCCACCATCATCATTACGCCAAACTGCTCTGGCTGCTGCAGAAAACAGAGCAAGGCATGGAGCTCTACTACCATCAGGGCCTAGGTGTATAGGGGGTGATAGTGATATCAGGAATACTCTTAGCCCCATACAAGCTGCTGCGATGGCAGCAGAAAGGAGATTGCACGATGAACTGTGGTGTGGATCCAAATCTGCAGAGGGGCAGGACGGATTCCAAGGAAGAGTTGGACCTTCCTTGGAACTTCCTGAGAAGTCAAAAGAATCCACCTCATTTGCTGGCATCTCTGCAACGACTTCACGTGTGAATTCCACTTCCTCTCTGGAAGCAGCGGATGATGAAGCGAAGTGGCAGTGTAATACTTGCACTTTATTAAATCAG CCTCTGGCCTTATCATGCGAAGCTTGTGGATCCCAAAAGCACATTGCGATTGCAACATCGAACGTCTGGTCTTGTAAGTTTTGTACACTTGATAACAGCGTTAAGCAAGATAGATGCCTGGCTTGTGGAGAGTGGAGATATTCCTATGGTCCGCCTGCCTCTAGCCGCGGACCTTATGTCGGCAACTGA